In Amia ocellicauda isolate fAmiCal2 chromosome 3, fAmiCal2.hap1, whole genome shotgun sequence, the DNA window TGCACTAGTGATTTATCTCTCAATGGACAATAATGGCACCCATTTCTCATTCTGGCAGGCATCTGGTTCCTGACATTCATACctgcgtctgtgtgtttgctTCACGCTTCACCATGAAGTAGAGCTGTGCAGTTGGGCTGCGAAAAGCCGGGCTTGCTTTGCGGTAGAAATGTAGATGTTATCGCATTGTGGTTTAGAATGTGCTCCGAACGGAACTCAGGGAGTGCGAGTGAAGAGGGCAAGAAATGGCATACTTTGTATTGTCTGCAAACTTCCCCCAAACAACGAGGGAAGCGATAACATCTAGCgagagtaaaagtaaaaacaattgAGAGAAAGCGGGCATTTTCATATGAGTTTTGTGCTCCTGTGTCTCGGAGCTATTACTGTTCAGAGTAGGTCTTATGTCTTGGAGTAGGCCCTGATATTTACTGTTTAGTGTAGACTGTGTTTCAGTTGTGAAATGTAGTTGGGAGGAACTGGACTGCTGAGAGGTCAAATGATTTTCTCCCTCCAACCTGTAGAGCTGTGTTGGAACTAAACAAAGACAATACTAAGTGGTAGCTCTCAGCCCTGTCATTGCTTATTGTATGTATATCAATATTACAACAATACTGTATACctattcatatttattatataacaaAGTATAGGTTATTACGTAACACTGCGATACTTTTGTGAAAGGCTAGACTTAAATCGAATGAAGTaaacttttgtttttgcagttaTTCATGTTTCACTTGTCTAATCCACACACGTGCCCATCTGATTCCTGTTTCATTCTTGAGTGCAGTCCTCAGAGTTGATGTAGAAGGGTTACACTAGGATAACTACAGTATGGAGTTAACCCATGTCGCAAAGTTTCAGTGCCTTTTTTCATTTGAAGCACTGATTCTCTTGTTCTGGATGTGTGGGACCAGGTGGCGCCCCTACTGGTGCTGGAAATTCCAATAGTAAGGTGTCAGTCTTGATCTGTGCTGGTGATGATGTTTAGTTTCCTGTCTTTGCATTGACATGAAGTTGCACTGTGCACAAGCATATCGAATGCATCACTTGGAATAAAGTTAGCAACAACACTAATATCATATAATTGTTACCTAGACTAGTGTGTGTCCCTAAATCTTAtggtaattaaaattaaacttattgttattatgtttGACATAGGATTTTATGCGAAACAACTTTCTTGGGGAACCCATTTGTACAGTTGGGTTTTTACGAGAGCAATCTTGTTAAACAGGGTGTAATGGTTGCAATGGTTAAATCAGTTTCACAGTTACATTTAGGGTTTTATTCCTTCAGTTCCTGTAAATAGGCAAAAAGGAGAAAGCATGGTGGAtgcaaataaaaacctttgctGTTCTTTATGCTGTTACAAATGCAGGATGGCTTTTATACAGGGCATGTGACATCAAACCAGACTGTATCAACCAGTTCTCACTTCTGACCCAGTCACTCTCAACTTTTTGTGGTAGCCCATTGTTGCAAACCTGGGCAATGAATAAGTGTCAAAGCAAAATATTTAATGAACGGTTTGTCACTAATATGAAAGTCATAGATACAAACAAAAATTGTTTATGGGAGGAACCATATTGTGTCCAGATATCATATCAAAttaggaaccaaaaaaataacaCTTTGTGAGCACAATACTTGCAAAGTGAAGCCTGTCGTGTGAACACAAGGCCACAGGATGACGGCTGTGTTTTGTTTAGacgttttcctgtttttttcgtTTCCGAGCATATCCTCAATTTAAATGAACACAAATTCAGTGGGTGCCAGGGTATTTTGTTTGTCTTGCTTGTACAGTTCTTATGCACAAATAGGGACAGTGGTAGTTGTGTAAAACCCTGTCTGGATTCAGGACACAATAGGTCACTGATTTTCAAATTCTGTCCtcaaaaaactatttttacaGGTTTTGAAATCCTCACCTGCCTTAGACTTAGGAAAGGGGGTTAGATTCATTCAGTTAAGTGACAACACTAGGAGACTCTCTTGCTGTCTAGGGCTGGCATTTAAATGACACTGGTTTAGGTCTCACTGGTTTAAATGAGAGAGGATAGAGACAAAGTCAGACAATATTTGGAAATTAATCAGGGAACAAACAAGGGCCTCTGAGTGTGAAGGAGGGTGTGCTTGACCAGCTGGTGGTTTGTCAGGGCAATAACTCACTTTGTGTCTCTCTCAGGATGCTGAAGAGGTGAACGGGCGAGAATGCAGAGTATAAAGTGTGTGGTGGTGGGAGACGGCGCCGTGGGGAAGACTTGCCTTCTGATCTCCTACACCACCAACGCCTTCCCCAAAGAATACATCCCCACCGTCTTcgacaactacagctcccaggTGACGGTGGACAACAGGACTATTAGCTTAAACCTTTGGGACACGGCTGGCCAGGAGGAGTATGACCGGCTGCGCACCCTGTCCTACCCGCAGACCAACGTATTCGTCATTTGCTTCTCCATTGCCAGCCCGCCCTCCTACGAGAACGTCAAGCACAAGTGGCACCCGGAGGTCACTCACCACTGCCCCAACGTACCCATCCTGCTGGTGGGCACCAAGAAGGACCTGCGCAACGATGCCGATGTCTTGAAGAAGCTTAAAGAGCAGAACCAGACCACCATCACTCTGCAACAGGGCTCGGCCTTGGCCCGTCAGATCCATGCCATCAAGTACCTGGAATGCTCGGCCCTCAACCAGGAAGGCATCAAGGAGGTGTTTGCCGAAGCCGTACGAGCCTTCCTCAACCCCCTCCCCGCCGCCACCAAGAAACCTTGTGTGCTTTTGTAGAGGGTCAGCCATCACAGCAGCAGAaaacagaagaaataataataatcatatagataataataaagataacaTGAggagaaatttaaaaaatgagaagaaaaaataaatccatgaTGTGGCAGTAATCTTAGCTCTTATTATATTCGGGCCATGTTCAGTTTACCCCCGAGAGGAAAGGTTTTAACTAGAGAAAAGTGCAATTTTAGATagtttttgatgttttttgaAAGCGGACATAAGGTGAGAGTTGTCCTCAGGCCGGTGTCCCGCATGTAATTCCAGCTTTGAATGCTGTTGTATCGGAAAGATAAAATATCTTTTATCACCTTTTATCTTTCTGCATTCTtaatcaccccccaccccctcctatTTCTTTGCTTACCTTCTTCTTTTCCAAATCTCTCATTTCTGTGGAGAAAGCGAAAATGGAAACACAGCTTAAATAACAGCTCTCATCTTTGGGGCGCCATGTGTTTATATGGACCGGCACAGAGACTTAAAGCAAGAATGGGTTAGTTATAGAACAGTTTAGAAACTATACTCTATTCTCAGATAGGACAGTAAGCCAAAAAAGTTAGacctttttactttttaactttttttttgtaacaggCTCTAAATCTAGAAGGTAGAATAAAATCACCAAACCACTATCTACGAAATGTGTTCTAACCCTGATAGGCCACCATTAACTATGTAAAGGGCCTGTTCTGTATTTAGGCTGCTTCATTCCTACTGGTTCATTTGTTCAACATGGTTTGCTGACCAAAAGCTGTCTTTCTCCAGGTTGATGTAAACAGCTTGTCGGCATGTCTTGTGTATAGACCTCTACTCGAGGGCAGTTCAGTTCTCTGTTTCATGTAATAGTGGTGGAGCAAGGTTTTGCACATcaaataaaatgcttttattgtGACTTTACCTGTATTTtgccttcactgtgctttactacactggGACTACCATAATGTACCATAATAAATGTTTCTAAGTTTCTAAGGCATGTTTACCATACTTCATTATGGTCCAGTGTATACAAATATTGTGGAGGCATGTTGAATCTAATAGAAGAAACACTGGTAAAATCATAGTGAAACCATGttcaaagtaattaaaagtAATCCTATGGTAAATTGACAAACAAACTTGCATAAGGGCACTACTAGTAGAATGATTCAcgcaaacttttttttaaatagatattGAGATGACTTAAACATCTGCAAAGGTGCACAGGTGCCGtgtgatattaaataaaaaaactgagaTAACTAAGTAATGATATGTTGTTTTATTCAGGGTGCAGTAAGACTTTTAACAGCAGACTCATAAACTCAAAAGAGCCCTAATCTCCAGCCTAGCTCAGTCAGTTCTGACTGCTCCTTTCTTTAAAAGAAATCTAATCAAACAATAAAATAGGCTGGCTACGGTCCCAGTTATTCACTAACACATCAAATCAGGCATTTTTGTTACTGAGGCAGCAAGGGAGCAATATACTACCCATATGATTTAACTAGTGGGAGTACTTCTACATCAAAGCTGGAATACGCCAATAGACAGATATGCACAGAGCACCAGTGCGAAGTGTTGTGTCTGTGGTTGTCAGTGTGCCCTGAGAATGACGAATTTCAGCAATGCTGGTCTGGCCTGAATTCTGATTGGTGGGGAACACTGCATGGGAGTACTTGGGAATTGGAAGACCAGTGAATGGAGAGAGGCAGTGGAGCCCAGCACCTCCTCCCAGTTTTCACTATTTTCGCTTCATATATCCCGTTACTCTTTTACAGTTGAGGTTCTTTTAACAATATTATgggtctgattttttttttatctgagggttgttgtttttttttacttgacaGGTTCATTTGCCATAGTGTTTGAGAGCgaccattttgtttctcatgaaTGAAATTTTCCCTTCACAGAAATTGTCCCTGATACGTCATTTGCCTTTGTGTCTATTTGCAAACTTCTCTTTTACTGCACTGCGAAAGGaatgtctttgtgtttttgttttaatttgaatggAGGAAAAacgattttgaaaaatatatattgtgttaatAAAAAGGTACCATATCATCCCACAAAATACTTCCATCAACCCTAAAGACTGCAACATTTGACTGTGTGCTTGATGGTGTGTTTCTGTATAATGGAAGACTGTTATAGagtatacaaatgtatttttgccAGTGGGCCTGCTTATGGGCACCTGCTTATGTATACAATGCTGAAACAGCAAACATTAACCATAGTAGACTGCAGTCTTTACTTCAGGTGGCTTTAATGGGTTGTGTGTGTTGCTTTCAGCGAGGGTACTAGTTTCTGGTGGGTTTAGTTGATGCAGAGGTGTGGGTTCTGCTGATTTCACAGGAAGCAGCTGTGTCTGTATAAGGCTGTGTACCAGAAAGCAGTGTCTGGTTTCCAGATATCTTCACTGGGCTTAGAAACCTGCAGAGCACAGATTTAAACAAGGCCTGTCCAGTTACTACGAGCTAAGAGCATGAAATAATAAAGCTGTTTGGGACTTTGAATGTACCTTGAGACAGTTTCACCTAGCTGCTGCTAATTCTATAACTGAGttataataaatacagtggTTTATGCATGATAGCCATTGGAACTGGGTCAGTAGATGCCATGACAGCAGATGAGCACAGCACTGTACAAATCTGGATCTTTTCTTTGCAGAGGTGCAAAGAGGGCACAGGGACACATAATCAAGGGTCACTTACCACCGTTAAACATACCTCTCTGACTTTGTCTTTTTATGGTTGAATTTCATGTGTATTTTTAGGGATTGCTGATGTCCCTCTGAAACAACACAATCTCAGTGTTGGCAATTGTGTTTGCTGGGCACCACgcttttaatttgaatgatttCTTAATTTGTCGGTTCTACATTCTGGAATACCCTGTTTAGCCCCTTGTTTGTGCTTCTGCAACTTAACATGTTGTGCACTGatgtaaaaatgtacaaaaaaagtAATGGATAATCGAGTAGCTGTAAGGTTTGACATCAGTTAATgtcatttatttgttcatttgttcAAACATACTGCATACTAGTAGGCTGCAGTCCAGACACAAGTCACTGTTCACTCTTCCCTTGtcaacaatttaaaacaaacaagacattAAAAAGTAAATCTCGCTCCCACAAAATGTATAGATGTGATTATCTTTCCTGTGGGCATTCAGTTAACCCCATTCACCTGAATGAGGAAACTGATGATATTTCAAATGACAGCTGAATGAATTTCAGAGCTTTCAGAGCATCACTGAGACCTCACAGTTGTCACTAAAGTATTGCTGTTGCTTCACGTATGAGGGGAAAGAAATGGTGTCCATTTCAGAAGTGTGTTACACTGTGCGAttaataaaagcaaaacaaacagctTCAGTGAAAAACAGGAAACTGCAAGGTTAAATTTGAAGCCACTACAGCACTTGGTAGAGCACTGAACTGTGCTATTTGATTCTAGAATAATGCCAGATATGGTTGAGTTGAGCAGTGTTCCTCAGCTGTCACGTACTAAACCACTTATTTAATTGGCTGACAGCCTGTGTATGTTATGTTCCTTATATTGCAGATCCAGCTAATGCTGTTATACAGTTCTTCCTGAAGATTGTACTTGGTGGGTCTTTGTCTTATGCAGTTAATTGTGCTGCAAGGAATACCACTAGAATTATTCTCGTAAAGCAAATGTCTCTGTGATAGGAAAGTAATAATTCATGGAAAAGCCACTGTCAGCCTAAACGATTTGATAGTTCACTATCACTTGTCTCTGTAtaccaaaatatatttgtttctccCTCTTTTTTGTATCAATTTGAATGCTCCTTGCTTGAATGTTCTTTAAAAATTCTTTTAATTTATGAGTTTAgcattttgtaattaaataacactttaaaaaatatgaaaaaagtaaTTCATTTGAAGAAAATGTCATTTTTTGATATGAATATGTTAATTGCTTTATCTTGTCTAAAATTAAACTTAAATGTATATCCAGACCACTTTTAACCTCATGCTACATTTTTGTGTAATCAGTACTTTTTATGCCTGTGTTGCCTCCATACTGTATTTGTACAACCCTAAATAGCTGCCAGTTTGGCCAGATTCAAATGCTTTGGCTGAAATCAGCAGTTTCCCAATGAAGTAGAGAAGGGACAGATTCACAAATATGATCATTTCCACACACTCACGTCACAATGAAGAGAATACCCCaaaggttttaaaataaaggTGAGCAAGCACAAAATCCCATTGGCTTTCTATTGGTTTACTTGGGAATTGCATTTAAAAGAGTCAGATTAGCACTCATTCTTCAGATATTCATATACAGGattttgtgtattatttttttcaaacagtAACTGGAATTCTTAATTTGTGATGGTATACCTATATGGGAGAAAACTAGTGTTGTAATGCTGTAAAAATAAAGGTGTCATctatattcataaataatacTGATCAAATTAAGCAGAATTCTTAAAAGTAGTGTGGTGGTGAACCAGCCTTTCTATGTAACAGGCCATATAGCAGCTTGAGTGGTATAATGTCACACTTTAGACTTTGCTCCAATGAAAAGAGGAAACACaccataaatgttttaaataagaaACAGTCTGACTTATTTTCATATCAGTTTCATTAGTCAGCTCgtcaaatacacacaaaaagagAACACTGTTAGCTCCAACTTCCTTCtgaaaacaactttttttttaaacacattttcagtgAAGTTggtattattgatattattattacagagcCCTCGTCTTCCTCTTTGCCCTCGTTCCCCTCTTACATCTCCAATAACCCAGTGAAACACCTTTACAATACGGCTGCCCAAATTCCAGTATCACTCCAAATCTCTCCTGTGTGTTCCTGTGCCACCAGACCAAGACCTGTGCAAGCTTTCTGTTCTCTCGGCTGGTCTCCAACTGTCCAAAAACAAACCACACTGTTTCTCTGGATTCTCTCTGCCCATTCACCTTCATCGATAACCGccaccacctctctctcccagcACTACAACTAAACTAAATGAAGTCATGCAGCCTTGAAGTGTTTTGTGTCCAGAAAAAATATTGGGAGCAGCCTGGGATTATGCAATTTACATTAAGAGCAATTACTGCTGTGCCAAAGGAATGAATTCCCTCAAGAACCTCCAGGAAACTTCAGTATAATTACTCCCTCCCACCAtccctacctctctctctctctctctctctctccctgtgtgtaAATACACAAATGAACCACTCTCCCCCCCGCTCCCCTGACTAGTGAATGTCTTTCCATCTCCATGCACCCCAGTCTCAGTGTCTGCTTTTCCTCAAGGGGACATGCGGATGTCTTTGATGCTGCTGGATGCGGCCAGATAACATCAGGGCAGAGCTTCTCTTTGCTGGCTGATCTACTTACAACTTCTCAGGGACTGGTGTCCTCTGGGTGCAGAGCAACAAGATGCAGCTAGATCTCAGTTCCCCCTCTAGAGCAGCAGATAACTGCCTGTGCAGCAGGCCGTGAAAGAGCTTTCCACGACAGCCTTCGGATTAAAGATGTGAAGAAGTTGGAGGTTCTGGTTCACTAGTCAGTTTtgaatgtacactcacctaaaggattattaggaacacctgttcaatttctcattaatgcaattatctaaccaaccaatcacatggcagttgcttcaatgcatttaggggtgtggtcctggtcaagacaatctcctgaactccaaactgaatgtctgaatgggaaagaaaggtgatttaagcaattttgagcgtggcatggttgttggtgccagacgggccggtctgagtatttcacaatctgctcagttactgggattttcacgcacaaccatttctagggtttacaaagaatggtgtgaaaagggaaaaacatccagtatgcggcagtcctgtgggcgaaaatgccttgttgatgctagaggtcagaggagaatgggccgactgattcaagctgatagaagagcaactttgactgaaataaccactcgttacaaccgaggtatgcagcaaagcatttgtgaagccacaacacgtacaaccttgaggcggatgggctacaacagcagaagaccccaccgggtaccactcatctccactacaaataggaaaaagaggctacaatttgcacaagctcaccaaaattggacagttgaagactggaaaaatgttgcctggtccgatgagtctcgatttctgttgagacattcagatggtagagtcagaatttggcgtaaacagaatgagaacatggatccatcatgccttgttaccactgtgcaggctggtggtggtggtgtaatggtgtgggggatgttttcttggcacactttaggccccttagtgccaattgggcatcgtttaaatgccacggcctacctgagcattgtttctgaccatgtccatccctttatgaccaccatgtacccatcctctgacggctacttccagcaggataatgcaccatgtcacaaaggtcgaatcatttcaaattggtttcttgaacatgacaatgagttcactgtactaaactggcccccacagtcaccagatctcaacccaatagagcatctttgggatgtggtggaacgggagcttcgtgccctggatgtgcatcccacaaatctccatcaactgcaagatgctatcctatcaatatgggccaacatttctaaagaatgctttcagcaccttgttgaatcaatgccacgtagaattaaggcagttctgaaggcgaaagggggtcaaacacagtattagtatggtgttcctaataatcctttaggtgagtgtatattctagGCTGCTGCCGCCCCCATCAGCAGTGGGATTAGGTAGGTGtacaacaaacaaatattgTAGATGATCAAACCCCACCACGGCATTGCAAGTGCGGAGGATGTAACAGGTTCATAAACTAGGGGTCACAAGG includes these proteins:
- the LOC136746845 gene encoding rho-related GTP-binding protein RhoG, translating into MQSIKCVVVGDGAVGKTCLLISYTTNAFPKEYIPTVFDNYSSQVTVDNRTISLNLWDTAGQEEYDRLRTLSYPQTNVFVICFSIASPPSYENVKHKWHPEVTHHCPNVPILLVGTKKDLRNDADVLKKLKEQNQTTITLQQGSALARQIHAIKYLECSALNQEGIKEVFAEAVRAFLNPLPAATKKPCVLL